A portion of the Saccharospirillaceae bacterium genome contains these proteins:
- a CDS encoding histidine triad nucleotide-binding protein — translation MSEDTIFGKIARGEMDANIVYEDDLCLAFRDLYPAAPMHILVIPRKPIPRLCDAEEEDEALLGHLMLVANKVADQQGLGDKFRLVINNGADAGQSVFHLHLHVIGGRSLSWPPG, via the coding sequence ATGTCAGAAGATACTATATTCGGAAAAATAGCCCGTGGTGAGATGGACGCCAACATCGTTTATGAGGACGATCTGTGTCTGGCATTTCGCGATTTGTACCCCGCGGCACCGATGCATATTCTCGTTATTCCACGCAAACCTATCCCGCGGTTGTGCGATGCAGAGGAAGAAGATGAAGCGCTGTTAGGTCATCTGATGCTGGTCGCTAATAAAGTGGCAGACCAGCAGGGCCTGGGCGACAAGTTTCGTTTAGTTATAAATAATGGCGCAGATGCCGGGCAAAGCGTTTTTCATCTTCATTTACACGTCATTGGAGGACGTTCTCTGAGCTGGCCCCCGGGCTAG
- the radC gene encoding DNA repair protein RadC: MAIRDWPEMERPREKLLTLGAQVLSDAELLAIFLRTGVKGKSAVDLARELLADFGSLRSLLTADLSTFCQSHGLGSAKFAQLQAALEMAKRHLAEELERGDALTNPQLTQRYLLSQLRDRSHEVFACLFLDNQHRVIRYQELFHGTLDGAAVYPREVVKQALSVSAAAVILAHNHPSGVAEPSRSDRAITDRLTEALGFMDIRVLDHLVVGDGYCVSFAERGWL, encoded by the coding sequence ATGGCAATCCGTGATTGGCCAGAAATGGAGCGGCCGCGTGAGAAGCTGTTAACTCTGGGTGCTCAGGTGTTGTCGGACGCCGAATTGCTGGCGATTTTTCTGCGGACCGGCGTTAAGGGTAAGAGTGCCGTTGACCTGGCTCGTGAGCTGCTGGCTGACTTCGGTAGTCTGAGGTCTCTGCTGACAGCTGACCTGAGTACCTTCTGTCAGTCCCATGGTTTAGGCAGTGCTAAGTTTGCCCAGCTACAGGCCGCATTAGAAATGGCCAAACGGCATCTCGCCGAGGAGTTAGAACGGGGTGATGCGCTAACCAACCCTCAACTTACTCAGCGCTATCTGTTATCGCAATTGCGTGATCGCAGTCACGAGGTGTTTGCGTGTTTGTTTCTCGACAACCAGCATCGGGTGATTCGATATCAGGAGTTATTTCATGGCACGCTGGATGGTGCGGCGGTCTATCCCCGTGAGGTGGTAAAGCAGGCGCTGTCTGTCAGTGCTGCTGCCGTGATTCTGGCTCACAATCATCCATCCGGCGTCGCTGAACCCAGTCGTTCAGACAGAGCAATTACCGACCGCCTGACGGAGGCATTAGGCTTTATGGATATTCGCGTGTTGGATCATCTGGTAGTGGGCGATGGTTATTGTGTGTCATTTGCTGAGCGAGGCTGGTTGTAA
- a CDS encoding porin family protein has translation MAENLHWPTVTQQDLAAIVGSNCVRRIRGRVMRLLVALKKSVPVMMATLLLLSGNITSAETIKEKPSAGAMIIDAVLARPLYFVLSQGGALVYGATLPFTLLGGNADEAAEALVITPLQAAFVRCLGCGKIDSAVGNLDEGNGKIIEHFVNASFGYSKVDIDVENNSDSIASPNLGLHLGTHFLLSDRSRFDVALGVKQLMLVDTKSKITGDSKAKHSVTSYQLYSRFGKEVAPKTSLLFKLGFHSWNYDVEGVSDSGFGLLWGIGADYRLNKRTSLGLDFTRYSMSGTLTEAGNSDDFDLGLNAVDLSARFFW, from the coding sequence TTGGCTGAAAATCTCCATTGGCCAACCGTGACGCAGCAAGACTTGGCTGCTATAGTCGGCAGTAATTGCGTACGCAGAATAAGAGGACGAGTGATGCGATTACTGGTGGCTTTAAAAAAATCCGTCCCTGTGATGATGGCAACGCTGTTGCTGCTTTCAGGGAATATTACGTCTGCTGAAACCATTAAGGAAAAGCCCAGTGCCGGTGCGATGATCATCGACGCGGTTCTGGCCCGGCCACTGTACTTCGTTTTATCTCAGGGTGGCGCTCTGGTTTATGGCGCGACACTGCCATTCACGCTACTTGGTGGTAATGCTGACGAAGCTGCAGAAGCGCTGGTTATCACGCCATTACAAGCAGCATTTGTGCGCTGCCTGGGCTGCGGTAAAATTGATAGTGCAGTTGGTAATCTGGATGAAGGTAATGGAAAAATAATCGAGCATTTTGTTAATGCCTCTTTCGGTTACTCAAAGGTGGATATTGATGTTGAGAATAATTCGGACAGTATTGCATCTCCAAATTTAGGTTTGCATTTAGGAACACACTTTCTGTTAAGTGATCGAAGTCGATTTGATGTTGCTCTGGGTGTTAAGCAATTAATGCTTGTCGATACGAAATCAAAGATAACCGGCGATAGTAAAGCCAAGCACTCTGTGACCTCATATCAACTTTATAGCCGTTTCGGTAAAGAAGTTGCTCCGAAAACTTCTCTTTTGTTTAAGTTAGGTTTCCACAGTTGGAACTACGATGTAGAAGGGGTTTCTGATAGTGGATTCGGATTACTATGGGGAATCGGCGCAGACTACAGACTGAACAAAAGAACAAGTTTAGGCTTGGATTTTACTCGATATAGTATGAGCGGAACTCTAACAGAAGCGGGAAATAGTGATGACTTTGATCTTGGTTTAAACGCCGTAGATTTGTCTGCTCGTTTCTTTTGGTAA
- the ggt gene encoding gamma-glutamyltransferase, whose product MLKRTLLLLSSSLMLACSQSPTTSIEQASDHQAKPKQAAIASAHPLATQAGMDILNQGGNAFDAAIAVAASLGVVEPYSAGIGGGGFWLLYQAGKDQYTFIDAREMAPAAAHKDYYLDQQGQVDRDKAVNGPTAAAIPGQAAAFVHLAENYGELPLSVSLGSSIEQAKEGFPVYEHYRKLMGFRLKQVRRYEDSREILLDNGEIPEIGYIIKQPDLANTLQAIADNGFDGFYSGAVAAKLVEAVQADGGDWTLSDLANYKVIERDPIRIQFGDYQVLSAPPPSSGGIAIAQMLNMLAQDSLPDWKSLNAVDQTHLLTEVMRRAYKDRAEYLGDPDYFDVPVTELLSERRAENWAASIDMKQATPSLSLNGVKNLQEGFHTTHLSVIDQQGNMVSATLSINLPFGSAYTASGTGVLLNNEMDDFSAKPGEPNAYGLVGNEANAIAPGKRPLSSMSPSIVSTENSTAIIGTPGGSRIITMVFLGILEHMDNKPVKDWVSRKRFHHQYLPDVIQHEPDTFTDKEQVALLQRGHQLRNIGRHYGNMQAILWDKRSGKVTAASDPRGYGQSRVSEITQ is encoded by the coding sequence ATGTTGAAACGCACACTGCTATTACTCAGCAGCAGTCTGATGCTTGCTTGTAGCCAATCGCCCACAACAAGCATTGAGCAAGCGTCAGATCATCAAGCCAAGCCCAAGCAAGCCGCCATCGCCAGTGCACACCCATTAGCGACACAAGCTGGCATGGACATCCTGAATCAGGGCGGGAATGCCTTCGATGCAGCAATTGCCGTAGCAGCCAGTCTTGGCGTGGTAGAGCCATACAGCGCCGGAATCGGTGGCGGTGGTTTCTGGCTGCTTTACCAGGCAGGAAAGGACCAATACACCTTTATCGATGCCCGTGAAATGGCCCCCGCTGCTGCCCATAAAGACTACTACCTCGACCAACAGGGTCAGGTAGACCGTGATAAGGCAGTCAATGGTCCAACAGCGGCAGCAATTCCCGGGCAAGCAGCTGCCTTTGTCCATCTGGCAGAAAATTATGGTGAATTGCCACTATCGGTGTCTCTCGGATCCTCTATTGAACAAGCCAAAGAGGGCTTTCCGGTATATGAACATTATCGCAAGCTCATGGGCTTTCGCCTGAAGCAAGTTCGCCGCTATGAGGATAGCCGCGAGATCTTGCTGGATAACGGAGAGATTCCGGAAATTGGCTACATCATCAAGCAACCCGACCTGGCCAATACCTTACAAGCCATCGCAGATAATGGCTTTGATGGCTTTTACAGCGGCGCGGTAGCGGCCAAATTGGTTGAGGCAGTTCAAGCCGATGGTGGCGACTGGACGCTCAGTGACCTGGCTAACTACAAGGTAATCGAACGCGATCCGATTCGCATACAATTCGGAGACTATCAGGTCCTCAGCGCGCCACCGCCGTCATCCGGTGGAATCGCCATTGCACAGATGCTGAACATGCTGGCACAGGATTCTCTGCCTGATTGGAAATCACTGAACGCCGTAGATCAGACCCATTTACTGACCGAAGTCATGCGTCGTGCTTACAAAGACCGAGCCGAATACTTAGGCGACCCAGATTATTTCGATGTACCGGTTACTGAACTGCTGTCTGAACGAAGAGCAGAAAACTGGGCAGCCAGTATCGATATGAAGCAGGCCACACCCAGCTTAAGCCTGAACGGCGTTAAGAACCTGCAGGAAGGTTTCCACACGACCCACCTTTCGGTCATTGACCAACAGGGCAATATGGTCTCTGCCACACTGAGTATTAACCTGCCATTTGGCTCTGCCTACACGGCTTCCGGAACCGGCGTATTGCTGAACAACGAAATGGATGACTTCTCAGCCAAGCCGGGAGAGCCTAATGCTTATGGTCTGGTAGGCAATGAAGCGAATGCCATTGCACCCGGTAAGCGACCATTGTCGAGCATGTCTCCCAGTATTGTTAGCACAGAAAATTCAACCGCCATTATCGGAACGCCCGGCGGCAGCCGGATCATTACCATGGTGTTTCTTGGAATATTGGAACATATGGACAATAAACCCGTTAAAGACTGGGTGTCACGCAAGCGCTTCCACCACCAGTATTTACCGGATGTGATTCAACATGAACCCGATACGTTCACAGATAAAGAGCAGGTCGCATTGCTGCAACGAGGCCATCAACTGAGAAACATTGGGCGCCATTACGGTAACATGCAGGCTATTTTGTGGGACAAACGATCTGGCAAAGTGACTGCCGCTTCTGACCCACGCGGTTATGGGCAGTCCCGGGTAAGTGAAATAACACAATAA
- the coaBC gene encoding bifunctional phosphopantothenoylcysteine decarboxylase/phosphopantothenate--cysteine ligase CoaBC has product MQQLTNKRILLGITGGIAAYKSAELVRNLKKAGADVRVIMTKGAMEFITPLTLQALSGNPVHHALLDPEAEAGMGHIELAKWADLLLVAPASANFIARVSQGLGDDLLTTVCLATEAPLALAPAMNQAMYKDAITQQNIERLLNVKGKNLHIFGPDSGEQACGDVGPGRMLDPELLTANCSDLFESGLLAGINLVVTAGPTREALDPVRYISNHSSGKMGYAIAEAAREAGAKVTLITGPVHIPSPERVIVERVSSAREMLASSLEQLPECQIFIAAAAVADYRPLNVANQKIKKSGDTIEVNMVKNPDVVATIAQHEQRPFTVGFAAETQDVETYARGKLEKKNLDMIIANDVSRTDIGFNSDENAVTAIWSQGQQAFAAMSKTTLARQLVDLIAHRYQQYSDLSRKNED; this is encoded by the coding sequence ATGCAACAACTGACCAACAAACGCATCCTGCTGGGCATTACGGGTGGTATTGCTGCGTATAAGTCCGCTGAACTGGTTCGCAACCTGAAGAAAGCAGGAGCCGATGTTCGCGTTATTATGACCAAAGGCGCGATGGAATTTATCACTCCGCTGACACTTCAGGCTTTATCGGGTAATCCGGTGCACCACGCTCTGCTGGACCCGGAAGCTGAAGCCGGGATGGGGCACATTGAATTGGCTAAATGGGCTGACTTGCTATTAGTTGCTCCGGCATCCGCCAACTTTATTGCCCGAGTGTCTCAGGGCCTGGGCGATGACCTGCTGACCACCGTCTGCCTGGCAACAGAAGCCCCACTGGCACTTGCACCTGCGATGAATCAAGCGATGTATAAAGATGCCATCACCCAGCAAAACATTGAGCGTCTGCTCAACGTTAAAGGCAAGAATCTGCATATCTTCGGCCCGGACTCCGGCGAACAGGCTTGCGGCGATGTCGGTCCCGGACGCATGCTCGACCCGGAACTACTGACGGCGAACTGCAGCGATTTATTTGAATCTGGCTTACTGGCCGGAATCAATCTGGTCGTTACCGCAGGACCGACTCGCGAAGCACTGGATCCGGTTCGTTACATCAGTAACCACAGCTCCGGAAAGATGGGTTACGCCATTGCAGAAGCTGCCAGAGAAGCCGGAGCAAAAGTGACCTTGATCACCGGGCCAGTTCATATTCCAAGCCCGGAAAGAGTCATCGTTGAGCGCGTATCCAGTGCCAGAGAAATGCTGGCATCGTCATTGGAACAGCTGCCGGAATGTCAGATATTCATCGCCGCTGCCGCCGTGGCTGACTATCGCCCGCTAAACGTAGCCAACCAGAAAATAAAAAAGTCGGGGGATACCATCGAAGTAAATATGGTGAAAAACCCGGATGTCGTTGCCACTATCGCACAACACGAGCAACGGCCATTCACGGTTGGTTTCGCCGCCGAAACGCAGGATGTAGAAACCTATGCCCGCGGTAAACTGGAAAAGAAAAACCTCGATATGATTATCGCAAACGATGTTTCGCGCACAGATATTGGCTTCAATAGTGACGAAAATGCCGTAACCGCGATATGGTCGCAAGGTCAGCAAGCGTTCGCCGCCATGAGCAAAACCACTTTGGCTCGACAGCTGGTTGACCTGATTGCACACCGGTACCAACAGTATTCTGATTTATCACGCAAAAACGAAGATTGA
- the coaD gene encoding pantetheine-phosphate adenylyltransferase — MNIVVYPGTFDPITNGHTDLVERAARMFDHIILAVADNPKKKPMLDVETRVDLAKDVLGHLHNVEVVGFSSLLAEFVQEKQANIILRGLRAVSDFEYEFQLANMNRVLAPNVESMFLTPAEKYSYISSTLVREIASLGGDVSNFVHPEVAKALQKSVQT; from the coding sequence ATGAATATAGTCGTTTACCCTGGCACTTTTGATCCGATTACCAATGGTCACACCGACCTGGTGGAACGTGCAGCGCGTATGTTCGATCACATTATTCTGGCCGTTGCCGATAACCCTAAGAAAAAACCCATGCTGGACGTCGAAACCCGTGTCGACTTGGCGAAGGATGTATTAGGTCACCTGCACAACGTTGAAGTAGTTGGCTTTTCCAGCCTGCTTGCTGAATTTGTGCAAGAAAAACAAGCCAATATCATCCTCCGCGGCCTGCGTGCGGTATCTGATTTCGAATACGAATTTCAATTAGCCAATATGAACAGGGTACTGGCTCCAAATGTAGAAAGTATGTTTCTGACTCCTGCAGAAAAGTACTCCTACATTTCCTCTACCCTGGTGAGAGAGATTGCGTCCTTAGGCGGTGATGTCAGCAACTTCGTGCATCCGGAAGTTGCTAAAGCCCTGCAGAAGAGCGTGCAAACATAA
- a CDS encoding diguanylate cyclase, with product MPKFLIVEDSSVILKILKHIAKQELPFDVLFASSMAQAKALYLEHKDEVVAGLIDLALPDAPDGQLVDYLLEEGLPVVVLTGTSDGDTRETLLRKGVADYVIKETRFSYQYAIQMLHRVYKNRQVDVLVVEDSRAFRKFIVQLLNLHQYRVHEAEDGLQALEILRQQESIQLVITDYHMPRLDGFELVQAIRQQFERRHIAVIGLSGQGDHSLSVKFIKNGANDFLPKPFEQEEFFCRVTNNVEALESLQRLQYQATRDYLTGLYNRRYFTEEAEQHLAKSAVEGRVVSMAMLDIDFFKKINDDYSHIAGDMVLQQIGETLRRGLGRFLVARTGGEEFSILLPGLDAEKACSLMDGLRQGIAEQIFDIPDDFLRLSVSIGVCTSQDGRGSLDQMIATADDNLYRAKEAGRNLVVGDDLAD from the coding sequence ATGCCAAAGTTTCTGATCGTTGAAGACAGTAGCGTTATTCTTAAGATCCTCAAGCATATTGCGAAGCAGGAATTGCCATTTGACGTCTTGTTTGCCAGTTCCATGGCGCAGGCAAAGGCATTGTATCTGGAACACAAAGACGAAGTGGTCGCGGGTTTGATTGATCTGGCACTGCCGGACGCACCCGATGGTCAGCTGGTGGATTACCTGCTGGAAGAGGGTTTACCGGTCGTTGTACTGACCGGCACCAGCGACGGCGACACCCGGGAAACTTTGCTACGCAAAGGTGTGGCTGACTACGTGATTAAAGAAACCCGTTTTTCCTACCAATACGCTATTCAGATGCTGCATCGTGTGTATAAGAACCGTCAGGTTGATGTATTGGTGGTTGAGGACTCGCGTGCTTTCCGTAAATTTATCGTGCAATTGCTGAATTTACATCAATACCGGGTTCATGAAGCGGAGGATGGTTTGCAGGCGCTTGAAATACTGCGTCAGCAAGAGAGTATTCAGTTAGTGATCACCGATTATCATATGCCACGGTTGGATGGGTTTGAGCTGGTGCAGGCCATTCGCCAGCAGTTTGAGCGACGTCATATCGCGGTGATTGGTCTGTCGGGGCAGGGGGATCATTCGTTATCGGTGAAATTTATTAAAAACGGTGCGAACGATTTCTTGCCAAAACCGTTTGAGCAAGAGGAGTTCTTTTGTCGGGTAACTAACAACGTTGAAGCACTCGAAAGTCTTCAACGACTGCAGTATCAGGCGACCCGTGATTACCTGACCGGCCTTTATAATCGTCGTTACTTCACAGAAGAAGCTGAACAGCATTTGGCCAAAAGTGCCGTGGAAGGGCGTGTTGTCAGTATGGCGATGCTGGATATCGATTTCTTTAAAAAGATTAACGACGATTACAGTCACATTGCCGGTGATATGGTGCTGCAGCAAATCGGAGAGACTTTGCGACGCGGATTAGGACGTTTTCTGGTGGCCAGAACCGGCGGAGAAGAGTTTTCCATTTTGCTGCCCGGTTTGGATGCTGAAAAAGCCTGTAGCCTGATGGATGGTTTGAGACAGGGCATCGCAGAGCAGATTTTTGATATTCCGGATGACTTCCTGCGCTTAAGCGTCAGTATTGGTGTGTGTACATCCCAGGATGGGCGTGGCAGCCTCGATCAGATGATCGCAACGGCGGACGATAATCTGTATCGCGCTAAAGAGGCAGGCCGCAATCTGGTTGTTGGTGATGACCTCGCCGATTGA
- a CDS encoding ATP-binding cassette domain-containing protein — MLFSEILAHLHDGRHLSFDHWQIQSGESWAITGTNGSGKTALSCLFADELRLSHGSVENPPGSVAYVSLEAQAAQIDHERKLDQSDLNDCIEQGTSVRELLEPLDTVEHWIDVLNVRYLLDQGFRSLSTGESRKVLWIRSLRQQADLLILDEPFEGLDRQSRCALSQELEKLQADGQAIVWVANRLDELPAWISHVVFMHDGKMLYQGQKHEVLKQPEVSGLLHFDRELPAFPSMVYEYDLEPGEPLVDMLDVSIRYTDRLLFSGLNWRIQPGQHWAVEGPNGCGKTSLLQLITGDNPQCYRNNLKLFGMQRGSGETIWDIKKHIGIVSASLQWEYRASTNVLTTVISGLYDSIGLYQASGDDDKQLALQWLEMIGLADKANQSLQHLSYGEQRLVLIARALIKQPPLLILDEPCLGLDDPSRQLVLAFIRKLAKQQNITLLYVTHLADEIPVEISRRLQFKQNGSSSCIDMYSLPLSQ; from the coding sequence ATGTTGTTTTCTGAAATTCTTGCTCACTTGCACGACGGTCGCCATCTGAGCTTTGACCACTGGCAGATCCAGTCTGGAGAGTCCTGGGCGATTACGGGTACAAACGGCAGTGGAAAAACCGCATTGTCCTGCTTATTTGCAGATGAGCTGCGGCTCAGTCACGGTTCTGTCGAGAACCCTCCGGGTTCTGTTGCTTATGTTTCTCTGGAAGCTCAGGCGGCTCAAATTGATCACGAGCGGAAGCTCGATCAGAGCGATCTGAATGACTGCATTGAGCAAGGGACTTCCGTCAGAGAATTATTAGAGCCTCTGGATACGGTAGAGCATTGGATTGACGTGTTGAACGTTCGTTATCTGCTTGATCAGGGTTTTCGATCTCTGTCGACCGGTGAAAGTCGCAAAGTACTGTGGATACGCAGTTTGCGACAGCAAGCGGATTTATTGATTCTCGATGAGCCGTTCGAAGGGCTCGATCGTCAAAGTCGTTGCGCTTTGTCTCAGGAGCTGGAGAAGCTTCAAGCTGATGGCCAGGCAATTGTCTGGGTGGCGAATCGTCTGGATGAATTGCCAGCATGGATCAGCCATGTGGTATTTATGCACGATGGTAAAATGTTGTATCAGGGCCAAAAACATGAAGTGCTGAAACAACCGGAGGTCTCAGGCTTATTGCACTTTGATCGCGAGCTGCCAGCTTTCCCGTCGATGGTTTATGAATATGACCTGGAACCGGGTGAACCTTTGGTTGATATGTTGGATGTATCGATTCGTTACACCGACCGACTGTTGTTCTCAGGACTGAACTGGCGGATACAGCCTGGCCAGCATTGGGCTGTTGAGGGTCCCAATGGGTGTGGGAAAACCAGCTTATTGCAGCTTATAACCGGCGATAATCCGCAGTGTTACCGCAATAATCTCAAGCTGTTTGGTATGCAGCGTGGGTCTGGTGAAACCATCTGGGATATCAAAAAGCACATCGGAATTGTATCCGCCTCACTGCAATGGGAATACCGCGCCAGCACCAACGTACTGACTACGGTGATATCCGGGCTGTACGACAGCATTGGCCTGTATCAGGCCAGTGGCGATGACGACAAGCAGCTGGCACTGCAATGGCTGGAGATGATTGGGCTGGCTGATAAAGCGAACCAAAGTTTGCAACACTTGTCGTACGGTGAGCAGCGGCTGGTGTTGATCGCCCGGGCGCTGATTAAGCAACCGCCGTTATTGATTCTGGATGAACCTTGCCTGGGGTTGGATGATCCAAGTCGTCAGCTGGTATTGGCGTTTATCCGCAAGCTGGCAAAACAGCAAAACATTACCTTGCTTTATGTGACGCATTTAGCCGATGAGATACCGGTGGAGATATCCAGACGGTTGCAGTTTAAACAAAACGGCAGCAGCAGCTGCATTGACATGTATTCGCTTCCTTTAAGCCAATAA
- the mutM gene encoding bifunctional DNA-formamidopyrimidine glycosylase/DNA-(apurinic or apyrimidinic site) lyase — translation MPELPEVETTLRGIEPWLENITIEQVIVRQPKLRWPVESSVQLLEGQQIRKLRRRAKYILVETDVGTAIWHLGMSGSLRLVEDDEPVAKHDHIDWRLSNGKILRYHDPRRFGALLWQAPDATVSEHLDHLGPEPLSEAFDVDYLFQRSRGKSQAIKQFIMDGKVVVGVGNIYANESLFMAGIRPTCAAGKVSKARYQKLVACIKLVLEQAIAQGGTTLKDFVGGDGKPGYFAQELLVYGRGGESCLHCGSTLKEIRQGQRATVYCPKCQR, via the coding sequence GTGCCAGAGTTACCTGAGGTCGAAACGACATTGCGGGGTATTGAACCCTGGTTAGAAAACATAACAATCGAGCAAGTGATTGTTCGTCAGCCGAAACTCCGCTGGCCGGTCGAGTCGTCTGTTCAGTTATTGGAAGGGCAGCAAATCCGTAAGCTCAGGCGTCGGGCAAAATATATTCTGGTGGAAACCGATGTTGGGACTGCGATCTGGCATTTGGGAATGTCGGGTTCACTGAGGCTGGTTGAAGATGATGAGCCGGTCGCCAAACATGATCACATCGACTGGCGGCTATCGAATGGCAAGATCCTGCGTTACCACGATCCGCGTCGATTCGGTGCTTTGTTGTGGCAGGCACCGGACGCCACAGTAAGCGAGCATCTCGATCACCTCGGTCCAGAGCCCCTGTCGGAAGCGTTTGACGTGGATTATTTGTTTCAACGCAGCCGCGGGAAATCCCAGGCAATTAAGCAATTTATTATGGACGGTAAAGTTGTCGTTGGTGTTGGTAATATTTACGCCAATGAAAGTCTGTTCATGGCCGGAATTCGTCCAACTTGTGCGGCCGGTAAAGTAAGTAAAGCGCGTTATCAAAAGCTGGTGGCTTGTATCAAATTGGTTCTTGAGCAGGCCATTGCCCAAGGCGGCACAACACTGAAAGATTTCGTCGGTGGTGATGGCAAGCCCGGTTACTTTGCTCAGGAGCTGCTGGTGTACGGCCGTGGTGGAGAAAGTTGTCTGCATTGCGGCTCAACCCTTAAAGAAATCCGTCAGGGTCAGCGTGCAACAGTCTACTGCCCGAAGTGCCAGCGTTAG
- a CDS encoding YfhL family 4Fe-4S dicluster ferredoxin, translating into MALIITDECINCDVCEPECPNEAISAGEEIYEIEPAKCTECVGHYDEPQCQLVCPVDCIPQDDSNMETQEELEAKYELLTGKKIA; encoded by the coding sequence ATGGCTCTTATTATTACTGATGAGTGCATCAATTGTGATGTATGTGAACCTGAGTGCCCGAACGAAGCGATTTCTGCGGGCGAAGAAATTTACGAAATTGAACCCGCGAAATGCACCGAGTGTGTTGGCCACTACGATGAGCCCCAGTGTCAGCTGGTATGCCCGGTTGATTGTATCCCTCAAGATGACAGCAACATGGAAACTCAGGAAGAACTGGAAGCGAAGTACGAACTGCTGACGGGCAAAAAAATCGCCTGA
- the elyC gene encoding envelope biogenesis factor ElyC, protein MFAFYLKKVIGMMLMPTPLTICGLMLGLLLLRRYPAYGKSLIAASALFLGLTSWHPIADHLLKPFENDYPTFDLQQPVAAVVVLGGCHSSSDNRPPASQLCGTSLHRLQEGLRILQSNPAAWLFVSGFEGTDTRSHAEVSREVAIALGVAPERIKTFAKARDTQEEAELMAPYLGEKPFALVSEASHLPRAITFFEQQGLKPIAAPAVWQAGDNSNWKVDASAQRKSERAFYEALGRAWHYLKSRF, encoded by the coding sequence GTGTTCGCTTTTTATCTGAAGAAAGTCATTGGCATGATGCTGATGCCAACTCCTCTGACCATTTGTGGGCTGATGCTCGGCCTGCTGTTGCTGCGTCGCTATCCTGCGTATGGCAAGTCTCTGATTGCAGCCTCAGCCTTATTTCTCGGACTGACCAGCTGGCACCCAATCGCCGATCATTTACTAAAGCCGTTTGAAAACGACTACCCGACATTTGACCTGCAACAACCGGTTGCTGCGGTTGTCGTGCTTGGCGGTTGCCACAGCAGTTCAGACAATCGCCCTCCCGCGTCACAACTGTGTGGCACGTCCCTGCACCGACTTCAGGAAGGGCTGAGAATTCTGCAGTCCAATCCGGCTGCATGGTTATTTGTTTCAGGCTTTGAAGGCACAGATACACGCTCTCATGCTGAGGTCAGCCGGGAAGTAGCCATCGCTTTAGGTGTTGCTCCGGAACGCATTAAAACCTTTGCGAAAGCCCGGGATACACAGGAAGAAGCTGAACTGATGGCGCCCTACCTCGGCGAAAAGCCATTTGCTCTGGTGAGTGAGGCATCGCATTTACCTCGGGCGATCACATTCTTTGAGCAACAAGGGCTGAAACCTATTGCTGCCCCTGCCGTCTGGCAGGCAGGTGATAACAGCAACTGGAAAGTAGATGCCAGCGCGCAAAGGAAGAGTGAGCGGGCATTTTATGAGGCCCTGGGAAGGGCCTGGCATTATTTGAAAAGCAGATTTTAG
- the rpmG gene encoding 50S ribosomal protein L33 — protein sequence MPRDKIRLVSSAGTGHFYTTDKNKRTMPEKMEIKKFDPTIRKHVMYKEAKIK from the coding sequence ATGCCACGTGATAAGATTCGTCTGGTTTCAAGTGCCGGTACTGGTCACTTCTACACAACCGACAAAAACAAGCGCACAATGCCTGAGAAAATGGAGATCAAAAAGTTTGATCCAACCATTCGCAAGCATGTAATGTACAAAGAAGCTAAAATTAAGTAA
- the rpmB gene encoding 50S ribosomal protein L28, which yields MSKVCQVTGKRPVTGNNVSHSNIKTKRRFLPNLQYHRFWVESEKRFVRLRVTTKGMRIIDKKGIDAVLAEIRARGEKV from the coding sequence ATGTCTAAGGTTTGTCAGGTTACAGGTAAGCGTCCTGTAACAGGGAATAACGTTTCCCACTCAAACATCAAAACCAAGCGCCGTTTTCTGCCTAACCTGCAGTACCACCGCTTCTGGGTAGAGAGCGAAAAGCGTTTCGTACGTCTGCGTGTAACCACTAAAGGCATGCGCATCATCGATAAGAAAGGTATCGATGCTGTTCTGGCCGAAATCCGCGCTCGCGGTGAGAAAGTTTAA